From the unidentified bacterial endosymbiont genome, one window contains:
- the ilvN gene encoding acetolactate synthase small subunit, with protein sequence MQKQCDNVILELTVRNHPGVMTHVCGLFARRAFNVEGILCLPIQGSEHSRIWLLVNDDQRLEQMMAQIDKLQDVTNVVRNQSDPTMFNKIAVFFE encoded by the coding sequence ATGCAAAAACAATGTGATAACGTCATTCTGGAACTCACCGTTCGCAACCACCCCGGCGTAATGACCCACGTCTGCGGGCTATTTGCCCGTCGCGCGTTTAATGTTGAAGGCATACTTTGTCTGCCGATACAGGGCAGCGAGCATAGCCGCATCTGGCTGCTGGTTAATGATGACCAGCGCCTGGAACAGATGATGGCGCAGATAGATAAGCTACAGGATGTCACCAACGTGGTGCGTAACCAGTCCGATCCCACCATGTTTAACAAAATTGCGGTGTTCTTCGAGTAA
- a CDS encoding alpha/beta fold hydrolase: MLTRRLSCLALLMALASPAMAADAPAYGEKLEGFDYGWPVKHITFTSQNQSLDMAYLDVKPEKPNGRTVVLMHGKNFCAGTWGGTIRALSASGYRVIAPDQIGFCKSTKPERYQYSFQQLADNTHALLKSLGVDRVTVIGHSTGGMLATRYALMWPQQVEQLVMVNPIGLEDWKARGVPHITVDQWYQRELKVSADGIRQYEKNTYYAGEWKPEYERWVTMLAGLNNGPGKARVAWNSALLYDMIYTQPVIYEFSELKMPVLLMIGTKDNTAIGKDLAPPAIRKTLGNYAVLGKETEKRIPHATLVEFNDMGHAPQMQDPERFHEALLKGLQAR; the protein is encoded by the coding sequence ATGTTGACCCGACGATTGTCCTGCCTTGCACTATTGATGGCGCTGGCATCCCCCGCGATGGCCGCGGACGCCCCTGCCTACGGTGAAAAGCTGGAAGGTTTTGACTACGGCTGGCCGGTAAAACACATTACCTTTACCTCTCAAAATCAGTCTCTGGATATGGCTTACCTGGACGTAAAGCCGGAAAAACCCAACGGCCGCACCGTGGTGTTGATGCACGGTAAAAACTTCTGCGCCGGCACCTGGGGCGGCACGATCCGCGCGCTTTCAGCCAGCGGATATCGGGTGATCGCACCCGACCAGATCGGCTTCTGTAAATCCACCAAGCCGGAGCGGTATCAGTACAGCTTCCAGCAACTGGCGGATAACACCCACGCGCTGCTGAAATCGCTCGGCGTCGATCGCGTCACGGTGATCGGGCACTCGACCGGCGGCATGCTGGCAACCCGCTACGCGTTGATGTGGCCGCAGCAGGTGGAACAACTGGTAATGGTGAACCCGATTGGTCTGGAGGACTGGAAAGCGCGCGGCGTGCCGCATATCACCGTCGATCAATGGTATCAGCGCGAGCTGAAAGTCAGCGCCGACGGCATTCGTCAGTATGAGAAAAATACTTACTACGCCGGGGAGTGGAAGCCGGAATACGAGCGCTGGGTCACCATGCTCGCCGGGCTGAATAACGGCCCAGGCAAAGCGCGTGTAGCCTGGAACTCGGCGCTACTGTACGACATGATCTATACCCAGCCGGTTATCTATGAATTTAGCGAGCTGAAGATGCCGGTATTATTGATGATCGGCACGAAGGACAACACCGCCATCGGTAAAGACCTCGCCCCACCGGCGATCCGCAAGACGCTCGGCAACTACGCGGTACTGGGAAAAGAGACGGAGAAACGCATTCCGCACGCGACGCTGGTCGAGTTTAACGACATGGGCCACGCGCCGCAGATGCAGGATCCTGAGCGCTTTCACGAGGCGTTGCTCAAAGGGCTTCAGGCGCGCTGA
- a CDS encoding DUF1198 domain-containing protein, whose product MVWIMLATLAVVFVVGFRILTSDSRRAIKRLSERLGVPLVPVESMIDQFGKTSGNEFIRYLERPDEAHLQNAAQVVLIWQVCIVNGSEENLHAWHRLLRKARLAAPITDAQIRLALGFMREMEPDPQELNAFQLRYNQLFLPEEGVIYLH is encoded by the coding sequence ATGGTCTGGATAATGCTGGCAACGCTTGCCGTGGTGTTTGTGGTTGGGTTTCGCATTCTTACCTCGGATTCTCGCCGTGCGATCAAACGGTTAAGCGAGCGACTGGGGGTGCCCCTGGTTCCGGTTGAGTCCATGATTGACCAGTTCGGGAAAACATCCGGAAACGAGTTTATCCGCTACCTTGAGCGCCCCGACGAGGCCCACCTGCAAAATGCCGCTCAGGTAGTGTTGATCTGGCAGGTTTGTATCGTTAACGGCAGCGAAGAGAATCTACACGCCTGGCACCGACTGCTGCGAAAAGCCCGTCTTGCCGCGCCAATCACTGACGCGCAGATCCGTCTTGCGCTCGGTTTTATGCGCGAAATGGAACCCGATCCCCAGGAACTTAACGCCTTCCAGTTGCGCTATAACCAGCTCTTCCTGCCGGAAGAGGGCGTGATTTATCTGCACTGA